The genomic window AACCGGAAAACCGTGGGTTGCTGTAGCATGCCAGGGATTCGGCGCAAGTTCATGGTGGCCGAATAAGGATCATCAATCGGATGAACCGGACAGCATGATGATCAGCATCACCGTTCCGAAAGGATTGACGGATATTTCCAACGGCCGTCTCCGCAAAGTAACAGAATTGAAAGACTGGACGCGGTACGATTGGGCAGTGACTTATCCGATCAATAATTATAATGTCACATTTAACGTCGGCGAATTCGCACACTTTTCAGACAAGCATGGCGATCTCGCACTGGATTATTATGTGATGCCGGAAAATGAGAAAAAAGCGCGCGAGCAGTTCAAGCAAGTTCACGGCATGATGGACTGTTTTGAAAAATATTTCGGTCCCTATCCTTTCAAGCGCGACGGGTACAAATTAGTCGAATCGCCGCACCTCGGGATGGAGCATCAGAGCGCGGTGGCGTATGGCAATAAATTTTTGAATGGATACAAAGGTTACGGCTCCTCGCCGGAAGGAATCAAATTTGATTTTATTATTATTCACGAATCGGCGCACGAATGGTGGGGCAACAGCGTGACGTCCAAAGATTTGGCCGACATGTGGATCCATGAAAGTTTCGGCGCGTACGCCGAAGCCGTCTATGCGGAATGTATGTGGGGAAACGACGCAGGCCAGCGTTACGTCAACGGCAAAAAGCAAGACGTCAAATTTGACGCGCCGATCATCGGAACCTACAATGTCAATTCCGAAGGTTCCGGCGATATGTATCCGAAAGGCGCTTTGATGTTAAATACGCTGCGGCATGTGGTCAATAACGATTCGACGTGGTGGGCCATTGTTCGCGGCATTGCTACGACTTTTCATTACAAGACAATCACCACCGAAGATATTGTCGCGTATGTAAA from bacterium includes these protein-coding regions:
- a CDS encoding M1 family metallopeptidase; protein product: MLIRMIAILLLLPLTAAFSQLKDLQTKFTRTDTLRGMLTPLRTCYDVTHYNLDVKIDPATQSISGSNTITFKTVTDFTQLQVDLFDNLMIDKIEWKGKTLSFTRELNAVFVTFPETVKKNSVQSIKISYNGKPTVAKYPPWDGGFIWATDATGKPWVAVACQGFGASSWWPNKDHQSDEPDSMMISITVPKGLTDISNGRLRKVTELKDWTRYDWAVTYPINNYNVTFNVGEFAHFSDKHGDLALDYYVMPENEKKAREQFKQVHGMMDCFEKYFGPYPFKRDGYKLVESPHLGMEHQSAVAYGNKFLNGYKGYGSSPEGIKFDFIIIHESAHEWWGNSVTSKDLADMWIHESFGAYAEAVYAECMWGNDAGQRYVNGKKQDVKFDAPIIGTYNVNSEGSGDMYPKGALMLNTLRHVVNNDSTWWAIVRGIATTFHYKTITTEDIVAYVNQQSKTDLTYIFDQYLRHAPIPTLVITLMRKGNQNSMSYQWKADVADFHMPARVTLKKDQFELIYPTKALQTITLGDINFDDFKVDQNSYFINVKIVKLYFDENLKGF